From Halostagnicola kamekurae, the proteins below share one genomic window:
- a CDS encoding DUF5786 family protein yields MGFGSYDESEQQQGTTDEDDGEAVNVHEHDHDGQLTVESDASTDELISQLGEMKDDE; encoded by the coding sequence ATGGGTTTTGGAAGCTACGACGAGTCCGAGCAACAGCAAGGAACGACGGATGAAGACGACGGCGAAGCCGTAAACGTCCACGAACACGACCACGACGGACAACTTACCGTCGAATCGGACGCTTCGACGGACGAACTCATCTCGCAACTCGGCGAGATGAAAGACGACGAATAG
- a CDS encoding TlpA family protein disulfide reductase, translated as MRRRELLAGIGSIGVLGTAGTAAVYGVPSIPGLTGDEGERRHDPVPIQTLDAPGSESGEILVPNEERVMFVDLFATDCIPCQDQMPELREAHDRIGDEVQFVSVTNESEDIVTDEDVADWWNEYDGNWTVGRDTMSDLIVHYGAATPIAIAFDSDGRLHWEESGKKTADKIVTELEAVLRADRRS; from the coding sequence ATGCGTAGACGCGAGTTGCTCGCCGGCATCGGGAGCATCGGTGTTCTCGGGACCGCCGGTACCGCGGCAGTGTACGGCGTTCCGTCGATACCGGGGTTGACGGGCGACGAGGGCGAACGCCGTCACGATCCGGTCCCGATTCAGACCCTCGACGCGCCGGGGAGCGAATCGGGCGAGATCTTGGTTCCGAACGAAGAGCGGGTGATGTTCGTCGATCTGTTCGCGACCGACTGTATTCCGTGTCAAGACCAGATGCCGGAGCTGCGAGAAGCCCACGACCGAATCGGCGACGAGGTGCAGTTCGTTTCCGTCACCAACGAAAGCGAGGACATCGTCACGGACGAGGACGTCGCCGACTGGTGGAACGAGTACGACGGCAACTGGACCGTCGGACGGGATACGATGTCCGATTTGATCGTCCACTACGGCGCGGCGACGCCGATCGCGATCGCGTTCGATTCCGACGGCCGCCTTCACTGGGAGGAGTCCGGAAAGAAGACGGCGGACAAAATCGTCACCGAACTCGAGGCCGTTCTCAGAGCCGACAGGAGGTCGTAA
- a CDS encoding cytochrome c biogenesis CcdA family protein: protein MIDPALVSMVGFAITAGVTTFFSPCSYPLLPGYVGFYVNQTEGQGSSVSGSVLRGLVAGIGVLVTFTALFGAAYWLGQNLLTNITILETAVGVALVAFGLLVVFDLAPSLSVPLPKRRSGLAGFGIFGAGYALAAAGCVAPVFIGVVSQSMTMDPVPAMLVVGSYIGIVVVLMVALTVATGVGLVANAGWIAGHTKTLERIAGIVMILAGLGQIYLTHFVNTY, encoded by the coding sequence GTGATAGATCCCGCTCTGGTGTCGATGGTCGGGTTTGCGATTACAGCAGGAGTCACGACGTTCTTCTCGCCCTGTTCGTATCCGCTCCTTCCGGGGTACGTCGGATTTTACGTGAACCAGACGGAGGGCCAGGGCTCGTCGGTGTCGGGCTCGGTCCTCCGTGGACTCGTGGCTGGTATCGGGGTACTGGTGACCTTTACGGCGCTTTTCGGCGCGGCATACTGGCTCGGCCAGAACCTCCTCACTAACATCACGATTCTCGAGACGGCAGTGGGCGTCGCGTTGGTCGCGTTCGGGCTCCTCGTCGTGTTCGACCTGGCACCGTCCCTTTCGGTTCCCCTTCCCAAGCGCAGAAGCGGTCTCGCGGGATTCGGCATCTTCGGCGCGGGGTACGCACTCGCCGCGGCCGGTTGCGTCGCACCGGTCTTTATCGGCGTCGTCAGCCAGTCGATGACGATGGATCCCGTTCCGGCGATGCTGGTAGTGGGATCGTACATCGGGATCGTCGTCGTTCTGATGGTCGCGCTGACGGTCGCGACGGGCGTCGGCCTCGTCGCGAACGCCGGCTGGATCGCCGGGCACACGAAAACGCTCGAGCGAATCGCCGGGATCGTAATGATCCTCGCAGGTCTCGGGCAGATCTATCTGACACACTTCGTCAACACGTACTGA